The proteins below are encoded in one region of Aquisphaera giovannonii:
- a CDS encoding DUF433 domain-containing protein, translating into MPRHEDIVRQIAELDPVDREELLIQLGTLPPFGWSGHPWRYWPGLPSFPSIVRTPDVCGGSARLIRTRAPVWTLERMRQLGISDADILSSSPRLQAADLVQAWAYADQHREEIEKEIRENEEE; encoded by the coding sequence ATGCCGCGGCACGAAGACATCGTTCGCCAGATTGCCGAGCTCGACCCAGTCGACCGCGAGGAGCTCCTCATCCAGCTCGGCACCTTGCCGCCCTTCGGGTGGTCCGGCCACCCATGGCGTTACTGGCCCGGCCTCCCGAGTTTCCCCTCGATCGTCAGGACCCCCGACGTATGCGGAGGGTCCGCACGTCTCATCCGCACGCGTGCGCCGGTCTGGACCCTGGAACGCATGCGCCAGCTCGGGATCTCGGATGCCGACATCCTGTCCAGTTCTCCCAGGTTGCAGGCGGCCGATCTCGTGCAGGCCTGGGCTTATGCCGATCAGCACCGCGAGGAAATCGAGAAGGAGATCCGGGAGAACGAAGAGGAATAG